The Blastomonas sp. SL216 DNA window CTTCGAAGGAAGCTGCGGACATGAATGCCCGCGCCGAAGCCGAAGCCGAAGCCGTGCTCGCCAAGGCGCGCACCGATGCGGAAAACCTGATCGCACGTCGCCAGAAAATGGCGACCGACAAGATCGCTGCCGCCGAGCGTGCTGCCGTCGCCGAAATCCGCGAAAAGGTGGCCAAGGCAGCGACGGGCGCAGCCGCCAAGCTGATCGCCGAAAACCACGGTGCGGAAGCCGACCAGGCACTGGTCGATCACACCGTCGCCGAACTCGGCACCCGGCTGAACTGATCACGCTCCTCCCCTTTCGGGAGAGGGAAATGTCGCCTGGCCAGCTTGCTGGCCAGGCGAACGTGTTTCTGCGGGGCGCTCTTGATGCTTCTCGCTTGAGGGCAGGGGGCCAGCGTGCAGGGGCCAGACGCCAAAGCATCGCCAGCCCATTGACCTGATGACTCCGCCGCGCCACATGCAGCGACATCATGGCAGGCCGTCCCGCTCATCCCAATGACAGCAACCCGCGCGCACCCGACCGCTTTCTTGAAGAAGCGGCGACGTACAGCGTGCGCGGAGCCGATGCGCCGGACCTCGACACCGGGATAGCCGCGATCCGCAATACGTTGAAAACGCTGCCCACGCGACCTGGCGTCTATCGCATGATCGATGCGCGCGGCGATGTGCTCTATGTCGGTAAGGCGCGTGCACTTAAGAACCGCGTGACCAACTACACCCAGGTAGACAAGCTGCCGCGCCGGTTGCAGCGCATGGTCTCGCTGACCCGGTCGATGATGATCGTCACGACCAACAGCGAGGCCGAGGCGCTGCTGCTGGAGGCGCAGCTGATCAAACGCTATCGTCCGGCGTACAATGTGCTGCTGCGCGACGACAAGAGCTTCCCCTATATCCTGCTGCGCGAGGATCACGATTTTCCGCGCATGTCGAAATATCGCGGCGCTCAGAAGTACAAGGGCCAGTATTTCGGCCCCTTCGCCAGCGCCGGATCGGTGACCAGCACGCTCAATTCGCTGCAGAAGCTGTTCCTGCTGCGCTCCTGCTCGGACAGCTTC harbors:
- a CDS encoding F0F1 ATP synthase subunit B, whose product is MLDLIILASEAGEHADPSVGGVHLLNATFFVSAAMLILIGIILWKKVPAAVAASLDAKIAGIKAELDEAQTLRAEAEKLRAEYEAKLASASKEAADMNARAEAEAEAVLAKARTDAENLIARRQKMATDKIAAAERAAVAEIREKVAKAATGAAAKLIAENHGAEADQALVDHTVAELGTRLN